In Juglans regia cultivar Chandler chromosome 13, Walnut 2.0, whole genome shotgun sequence, the DNA window CTGCCTCAATTTCCCAGATCCTTTTAAATTTGTCAAACCTCAAACACTTCTCATACCTAGAAGACCCTCAATGGCCTACTACAGAAGAAGCACAGCCTCCTCTATCTTAGATGTTTTCAGTCTGAATCCTCTTCCATACCCAGTTCTGCTAATTCTAGCAGTGATCTCAATCTTTCTTGGCATGTCCTGGTACTTCTCTTATGAGGAAGCTGTGGAAAGTGTTGAAGAACAAATGAGTTGGCTACTTTTGGCCACGCCTGTAGTGTTGGTGATCATTGTCCGGTGGTTGTCGTCACTGGAAAACCCAGAAAGGCTCTTTTCCATGTCGCCCTGGGATCAGCGCCGGCGGACCCACCACAGGCCCTCGGAGGGGAGCTCTCCATGGGGTGTGGCAGCTTGGATTGTGCTGTTGCTTATTATGGTGCAATACCGTTCTATATTTGTTGATAGCTGGTTagtttagatttttatataatatttaagatgaGAAATCTTTGGCCTTGTGGTTGGTTTTATAATATCCAAGCTAGTGGTAGTCTGACGAAATGGTTTTGTGTTTGTTGGAGCAAagacaatcttaattaatactGAAAACATACATGGTTATTGTACAAAGTAAAGGCTTATGTCTGTAACTGGTTTGGATTTCTGTTGGCTATAGATAATTTTGAGAtgtttttcttctccatttATTTTGGTTTGAGAATCTTGATTCTTAAAGTAGCAATGATCCATGATCGATCTAATTATTCACAGCAAAGTTCTTAagggtttagattttatttctgTTTCTTCATTTTATACGATTTGCTGTGTCATAAATGAATTGTAGTTTGAGGGAAAGGGCTGTTTGTTACATAAAGATAAGAGAAACATGTAATATCTGTGACTACTGAATATGGTAAAAGATGACGCAGTGTAATCGGAGAGATTTGAGACTCCAAGGACTTGATTCTCCTTTCTGCCTATATGTAACTGATATGGTTGTTTTTAATAATCTAAACTAAGATTCTGCAATAGGGTTCAGAATATTGCATCCTTGGCCGGGTATAGTTGCCCCCCATGTTTGGTTGCCACGAAAATTAGAGGGAACGAAAAGGGAAGTGTGACTGCAAAGGGTATAAGGGTCACGGAAGATCCTACCTAAACTTGgcttgatatttgttttggtttcCTCCAACCACAAGGAATGAATATCAAGGATtcataattctaatttgttgtCTTGTGCCGTATAAATCACTTTGAAGGGACCAATCACATCCTTGCACATAACCTCAAGGCACTGCATCAGCATCCTTGACTTGTGATGGCGACCCACCGACACTGATTTTCTGTTCAATACAACCAAAGCCTATTGCAACTCGGTGTATGTTGTGGCAATTCCCCTCAATTTAAAGAAAAGTATAGTTTTCAATAAATTGTTGGGTCATTCAGTAGGTTGCACTAGCTGAATAAACTCAAATGGTACAAGGCAATCATGCTGAACATCCTATTTAATTGCACCAATCAAGGAAGATAAAAATTACACACAcgaatatatgtatgtatgaatgtgtgaaagtattatttattttaaaagtttaagttgattgaaagatatagattttattttatatcttaatacttaTTTTTACGTGTGGATTAGATACTTTCTCAATAAATAAGTctaatacataatatttaattaaatgagatataGTACAGAGtaaagatttaaggtttaaatttaaaatttttgctaCGATACAAtatgaaattatgatttattttaaaattttaaaattaataaaaagatatagattttattttatatcttaagaatatatatagagagagggtgagagagagaatattaatGA includes these proteins:
- the LOC108993360 gene encoding uncharacterized protein LOC108993360; protein product: MAYYRRSTASSILDVFSLNPLPYPVLLILAVISIFLGMSWYFSYEEAVESVEEQMSWLLLATPVVLVIIVRWLSSLENPERLFSMSPWDQRRRTHHRPSEGSSPWGVAAWIVLLLIMVQYRSIFVDSWLV